AATTTTTGACTTCCGTCCATGGCGATCTGCCAAGTGCGATGTTTAATATTTATATTGCAGTAGCGATCAATCAATGATGAAGCATAGGCGGCTAAATCTGTGCCTTCAGGCATGGTTAGTGTTGCTGCTTGCTCATCTAACATCAGCGCTAACGCTGCTTTTTTATAGGCTGGATCGGCCATGGTGTCAGCAATGTTTTCATAGCCTGCCAAGTAACCTAAATAAGCAAGAAATGAATGACTGCCATTCAGCATTCTTAGCTTCATTTCCTCAAAAGGCACCACATTATTGACAAATTCTGCCCCGACTAAATCCCAATCCGGCCGACCAGCCACAAAATCATCTTCAATCACCCATTGGCGAAAAGATTCACAAGCAATGCCGCATGGGTCAGCAACACCTAACAGTGTGGTGATGTCGTTTTGGGTTTCTTCGGTGATGGCGGGAACTATGCGGTCAACCATGGTACAAGGGAAAGAGACGTTTGCTTGAATCCAATCTGCCAGTGAGGCATCGAGTAAGCGGGCAAAACCAACCACGGCGTTACGGGCGACGTGACCATTCTCTTGTAAATTATCACAAGACATCACAGTGAAAGCAGGTAACCCTTTATTTCGTCTAACACGCAAGGCTTGAACCAAATAGCCGATGACGGAATTTGGTTCAAGCGGTGTTTGTAGATCCTGTTGAATCATTGGATTCAAAGCGTCGAGCTGGCCAGTATTGGTGTCTGAGCAATAGCCCTTTTCTGTGATGGTTAATGACATGATGGCCACTTGAGGCTCTGTCATTTTATTAATAATTGCTTGTTTTCCATCAAGAGCTGGGTGCATAGATTCACGCACACAACCGATGACTTTTACCGCAGGCCCGGCAGTGTTTTTTTCAACCACTGAATACAAATGCTGCTGCTGTTGCAACTGTTCAAGTAGAGGTTTGCCGCTGAATAAACTGACTTCGCAAATTCCCCAGTCACTATTATATTGACTGGCTAATTCATCGGTGTAAACGCCTTGATGCGCACGATGGAAGGCGCCAAAGCCAAAATGCACTATCTTGGTTACAAGGCAATTACGGTCATACGTTGGCACAAGAACGTGCGCTGGTAACTGTGTTGTTGCAATGGTTTTCATCATATCTCTAATATCTTAGCTGTGGGTTTAGCCGTGAATATAAGGTTGGCGTAATGTTTTTACCAATTGCAAAGCGTGCCGTCTGCGAGTCGCGCTATTGGCAAACTGGCTGGTTGATAAGGGTATTTCTTGGCCTCGGCTTCATTAAAGTCTATGCCTAGCCCTGGTTTGTCGCTTGGGTGCATGTAGCCATCCTCAAAACGCCAGTTTGTATTAAATACGGATAACATTTTTTCTGAGTAGCCCATAAACTCTTGAATACCAAAGTTGGGCACCCACATGTCCAAATGCAACCCTGCGGCCATGCCAATTGGAGAAATATCTGAAGGCCCGTGAGCACCAGTGCGTACTTGATACATGGCCGCGAAGTCAGCAATACGACGCATATGAGTAATGCCACCGGCATGAGTCACAGTTGAACGAATGTAATCAATAAGTTGCTCTTCGATTAGTTGCTTGCAATCCCAAATACTGTTGAATACTTCACCGACGGCAATGGGGGTGGTGGTGTGTTGACGAATGAGACGAAACCCCTCTTGGTTTTCTGCAGGCGTTGGGTCTTCCATCCAAAACAGATTATAGTCTTCAATACTCTTGCCTAACCGAGCCGCTTCAATGGGCGTTAATCTATGGTGAACGTCATGCAAAATATGATCATCAAAACCAAATTTATTGCGAATCGCATCGAACATTTTGGGTGCGAAATTTAAATATTTCTCAGATGACCAGGATTCAATGTTTGGTCTAATTCCTTTCGCTGCAGGCTCATAAGCCTCGCCTTGATTTTTGCTAATCCCATAACTGCGTTCAATGCCTGGCACTTTACTTTGTACACGAATCGCCTTAAAGCCCATTTCTTGGTGTTTCGCGTAATCCTCCAATAGGTCATCAATACTGTGTCCGGTTGCATGGCAATAAACCATCACACCTTCACGGGAAGCGCCACCGAGCAAATCATAAACTGGAAGCCCTGCTACTTTGCCTTTGATATCCCATAGTGCCATATCAATGGACGCAATGGCCGTCATGGTAACTGGACCACGTCGCCAGTAAGCGCCTTTATAAAAGGTTTGCCAGATATCTTCAATTCGTGAAGGATCTAAACCGATTAATTGCGGACATAGGTGATCTTCTAAATAAGAGGCTACCGATAATTCTCGACCGTTTAGTGTTGCATCACCAATACCAACAACACCGTCGTCAGTGGTGATCTTTAATGTGACAAAGTTACGATCTGGACAGGTTACGAAAACCTCAGCGTTAACAATTTTCATTATTAGCCTCAAAAAAATAAATACTCAAATTAATAGATTAATGCTTAGTAGATAAATGCTTATGGAATAGCGTCTATCCATAAACTGCATCAGGAAGAAATAAAACCAAACTTGGAAAAGCGGTTAATAGAGCTAATAAAATGAAAATGGCGATTAAAAAAGGGACAGACTCTTTTATATAATCCTTTGTCGGACAACCTAATATTGAGCACGCGGTAAACATAGCCACTCCAACGGGAGGTGTCATGCCACCGAGGGTCACGATCGTCATCATTAAAATACCGAAATGAACAGGGTCAACGCCGACACTTTGGACAATGGGTAAAAAGATGGGCGTCAACAGCAATACATTGACTGTTGCTTCCATAAACATACCAACAACCGCTAAGAAAAATAGAATACTAATCAGCAAAAAATATTTTTCCGTCGATATGCCTAAAATGCCCTGCGACAATGTTTGCGGAACTTGATTGTCAACGATAATAAAACCAAAAATACTGGAAAAAGAAATAATCAGCATGATAACGGCGTTATCTATCACCGTCTGTTTGAGTACTTCAACAACTTTATTCCAATTCAACTCTTTATAAATGAACAGACCGATAAAAAGAGCATAAAATACGGCAAAAGAACCTGCTTCTGATGGCGTAAATATACCAAATCGTATTGTTACAATTAATAAGATTGGAAATAGAATGGCCCAAAAACATTGAATAAAAGTTGATAATATTTGTTTAGGTGGTGATGCTTTTTTCTGACTGGCAGTATAGCCTCGCTTCTTAGCAATAATACTGACTGTGTACATCAAAAATATCGTCATCAGAATGCCTGGAACGATACCCGCTAAAAAGAGACGACCGATTGATACGCCACCCACATAGCCATATAGAATCAAACCAATACTTGGTGGAATGGTTGCAGTAATTAGACCGCTCAGGCCAATTGACGCAGCAGCAAAACCTTTTGAATAGTTCGCTTTGAGCATGGAAGGCCCAAGTATTTTGGACTGCATGCCCACATCGGCAACTGCAGAGCCACTGACGCCACCCATAATGGCACTTAATAGCACAGTTACATGGCCTAAGCCTCCGGCTAGATGTGCCGTAATGGTCGAACAAAATACGATAAGACGTTGGGTAATGCCCGCTGCGTTCATCAGATTACCGGCAAGAACAAAAAACGGCACGGCCAGCAATGCAGGGTTTTGAGAAGCGACGACCATCTTTTGTACTGGAATGATAAAAGAGGATGTGCCATCCGCTAAAAAAAACAGCACACTGGCAATGGATATCGCGAACGCCAGTGGCATTCTTAGTACTAAAAATATAATAAAACTGATGACTAAAATAGCCATGGGAGATATTAAAAAGCTTAGTTGATCAAGCATTTTTCACGCCCCAATTTTGAATAAAAATGATACAAGTTGTTCGAATCATTAATAAGCATCCAATTGGAACGGAAGTAATAAGGTAAGCGTAGCTAATCGATTCTGGTGTATGACTAAGGTTAGTGGAAACTATTAAATAGGATGCCCATAAAATAATAATAGAAACAATAACGAGATAGATTTTTTTACTTTCTCGGTTACTTTTTAAATAATCAAATACTACACAAATAATTAATAATGAGGCAAAGCCAATGACTAAAGAAAATTCACTTACCATAAGTGAATCAAACTCTCTTCGACTTTTTTGAGTTAAAAACCAACCGTAATAAGTAATGAATGACAAAAAGGCCACAATAAGAATTGACCAGAGTTGTGCTATTCGTTTTCGCCATAAAATGGGAAGTCGTTCTTCAAA
This genomic stretch from Marinomonas primoryensis harbors:
- a CDS encoding mannitol dehydrogenase family protein — protein: MMKTIATTQLPAHVLVPTYDRNCLVTKIVHFGFGAFHRAHQGVYTDELASQYNSDWGICEVSLFSGKPLLEQLQQQQHLYSVVEKNTAGPAVKVIGCVRESMHPALDGKQAIINKMTEPQVAIMSLTITEKGYCSDTNTGQLDALNPMIQQDLQTPLEPNSVIGYLVQALRVRRNKGLPAFTVMSCDNLQENGHVARNAVVGFARLLDASLADWIQANVSFPCTMVDRIVPAITEETQNDITTLLGVADPCGIACESFRQWVIEDDFVAGRPDWDLVGAEFVNNVVPFEEMKLRMLNGSHSFLAYLGYLAGYENIADTMADPAYKKAALALMLDEQAATLTMPEGTDLAAYASSLIDRYCNINIKHRTWQIAMDGSQKLPPRLLNSIRYHLKNGSDFKHLALAVAGWMRYVSGVDEQGVAIDVRDPMVESLKSICDQHGLNVSVVKALVSIDTIFAKDLIDNKVFMNAIETAYAALLLMGAQKSVAKL
- the manD gene encoding D-mannonate dehydratase ManD, which codes for MKIVNAEVFVTCPDRNFVTLKITTDDGVVGIGDATLNGRELSVASYLEDHLCPQLIGLDPSRIEDIWQTFYKGAYWRRGPVTMTAIASIDMALWDIKGKVAGLPVYDLLGGASREGVMVYCHATGHSIDDLLEDYAKHQEMGFKAIRVQSKVPGIERSYGISKNQGEAYEPAAKGIRPNIESWSSEKYLNFAPKMFDAIRNKFGFDDHILHDVHHRLTPIEAARLGKSIEDYNLFWMEDPTPAENQEGFRLIRQHTTTPIAVGEVFNSIWDCKQLIEEQLIDYIRSTVTHAGGITHMRRIADFAAMYQVRTGAHGPSDISPIGMAAGLHLDMWVPNFGIQEFMGYSEKMLSVFNTNWRFEDGYMHPSDKPGLGIDFNEAEAKKYPYQPASLPIARLADGTLCNW
- a CDS encoding TRAP transporter large permease, which gives rise to MLDQLSFLISPMAILVISFIIFLVLRMPLAFAISIASVLFFLADGTSSFIIPVQKMVVASQNPALLAVPFFVLAGNLMNAAGITQRLIVFCSTITAHLAGGLGHVTVLLSAIMGGVSGSAVADVGMQSKILGPSMLKANYSKGFAAASIGLSGLITATIPPSIGLILYGYVGGVSIGRLFLAGIVPGILMTIFLMYTVSIIAKKRGYTASQKKASPPKQILSTFIQCFWAILFPILLIVTIRFGIFTPSEAGSFAVFYALFIGLFIYKELNWNKVVEVLKQTVIDNAVIMLIISFSSIFGFIIVDNQVPQTLSQGILGISTEKYFLLISILFFLAVVGMFMEATVNVLLLTPIFLPIVQSVGVDPVHFGILMMTIVTLGGMTPPVGVAMFTACSILGCPTKDYIKESVPFLIAIFILLALLTAFPSLVLFLPDAVYG
- a CDS encoding TRAP transporter small permease, with the protein product MIHHKMMKWEGNIAYLSLFLIVFLVFFAALLRLVGAPQAWMGDLSKILFAWVIFLGSDIAMSAGRHIGVEFFEERLPILWRKRIAQLWSILIVAFLSFITYYGWFLTQKSRREFDSLMVSEFSLVIGFASLLIICVVFDYLKSNRESKKIYLVIVSIIILWASYLIVSTNLSHTPESISYAYLITSVPIGCLLMIRTTCIIFIQNWGVKNA